One window from the genome of Methylomarinovum caldicuralii encodes:
- the ispE gene encoding 4-(cytidine 5'-diphospho)-2-C-methyl-D-erythritol kinase encodes MTELENWPAPAKLNLMLRIVGRRPDGYHLLQTVFQFVDWADSLHFRWRDDDQVVLATPLPGVPPDRDLTVRAARALQRLTGVRRGVEIRLDKRLPMGGGLGGGSSDAATVLVALNALWGLGLSETALLEVGVELGADVPVFIKGVAAWAEGVGERLTPVEPPQPWYVILVPPCEVATAAVFGAEDLTRNSPPAKISDFLAGLCGNDFLPVVRRLYPQVDAALADLARHGQPRLTGTGACVYAAFPERDRAEAVAAALARRWRVQVARGLNRSPLLDKLAQLR; translated from the coding sequence GTGACCGAACTTGAAAACTGGCCGGCGCCTGCCAAGTTGAACCTGATGCTGCGGATCGTCGGCCGCCGGCCCGACGGTTACCACCTGCTGCAGACGGTGTTCCAGTTCGTCGATTGGGCCGACAGCCTGCACTTTCGCTGGCGCGATGACGATCAGGTGGTGCTGGCGACGCCGCTGCCGGGGGTGCCTCCGGATCGTGATCTGACCGTGCGCGCCGCCCGCGCGCTGCAGCGTTTGACCGGGGTGCGGCGCGGGGTGGAGATCCGCTTGGACAAGCGCCTGCCCATGGGCGGCGGGCTGGGGGGCGGCAGCTCCGATGCGGCCACGGTGCTGGTGGCGCTCAATGCCCTGTGGGGGTTGGGATTGAGCGAGACAGCATTGCTGGAAGTGGGGGTCGAGCTTGGCGCCGACGTGCCGGTTTTCATCAAGGGGGTGGCGGCCTGGGCCGAAGGGGTCGGTGAGCGGCTGACGCCGGTGGAACCTCCCCAGCCCTGGTACGTGATCCTCGTCCCTCCCTGCGAGGTGGCGACAGCGGCGGTGTTCGGGGCGGAAGATTTGACAAGAAACAGCCCGCCTGCCAAAATATCCGACTTTCTCGCCGGGCTGTGTGGCAACGACTTCCTGCCGGTCGTGCGGCGGCTGTATCCCCAGGTGGATGCGGCGCTGGCCGACCTGGCGCGCCATGGTCAGCCCCGTCTGACGGGCACCGGTGCCTGTGTGTATGCGGCGTTTCCGGAGCGTGACCGGGCGGAAGCGGTGGCTGCGGCGTTGGCGCGGCGTTGGCGGGTCCAGGTCGCCCGAGGTTTGAATCGCTCGCCGTTGCTCGACAAACTGGCACAGTTACGATGA
- the lolB gene encoding lipoprotein insertase outer membrane protein LolB, with protein MNRIPLLLLLLALAGCAGWHKPPLPAVGEAERRWRSGLIEHPWQLQGRIGVSGGRDSWHGHLRWEHGQGLDRLVLSGPFGQGGAVVEAGPGWIRLRYPDGRMLESADPNHLLHQVLGVAVPLTALRYWVLGLAAPGPAAVEHDPAGRLRRLRQQGWEVDYLAYGVVTAGALPTKLRLLGPDGVRVKLLIDRWEIDRDRT; from the coding sequence GTGAACCGCATTCCGCTGTTGTTGCTGCTGTTGGCGCTGGCGGGTTGCGCCGGCTGGCACAAGCCTCCTTTGCCCGCTGTGGGCGAGGCCGAGCGCCGCTGGCGTTCCGGGCTGATCGAGCATCCCTGGCAGCTGCAGGGCCGGATCGGTGTCAGCGGCGGCCGCGACAGCTGGCACGGCCATCTGCGCTGGGAACACGGGCAGGGGTTGGACCGTCTGGTTCTGAGCGGTCCCTTCGGCCAGGGTGGGGCGGTGGTCGAGGCGGGCCCCGGCTGGATCCGGCTGCGCTATCCCGATGGCCGGATGCTGGAATCGGCCGATCCCAACCATTTGCTGCACCAGGTGCTGGGCGTCGCCGTGCCGCTGACGGCATTGCGTTACTGGGTTCTGGGGCTGGCCGCACCCGGCCCGGCCGCCGTCGAGCACGACCCGGCCGGGCGGTTGCGGCGGCTGCGGCAACAGGGTTGGGAGGTCGACTATCTGGCCTATGGGGTCGTTACCGCAGGAGCGTTGCCGACGAAACTGCGGTTGTTGGGTCCTGATGGGGTGCGTGTGAAATTGTTGATCGATCGCTGGGAAATCGACCGTGACCGAACTTGA
- a CDS encoding tetratricopeptide repeat protein, whose amino-acid sequence MIIRLVSLFIAVLVFSGCQALKRETSPPAFAEPILEIKHVDKASAIKSDILYALLAAELAGRRGDYPLALKLYLQVLDKVPDPRVAERAARIALYLKQYDKAAEAVRRWLQQAPDSPDAHELALILALRQGEADAAAAHFIRLLTLTPPSRRTEVLMEILRYMDRSVDKKVAAAVMAQVSRHFADAPEVLYAHAMLALRQGDVRKALAQVSRAVKLQPESTRLRLLQSHLLTQLGESDKARRILRDLVREHPDDLQLRLLYAQLLLKLKDFEAAEAELKRILKRDPDHPDALYAYALVNLQQGRDKVAETTLRRLLKQPKWRVEAYSYLGRIALRHHRYQEALAWFDKVKDDKLGFDARVNAVMALAKLKRIDEALRRIETLYDRYPKFRLQLHLLKAEILTQARRLQAAFDALTQALADFPAHPDLLYARALVAEQMGKPHQAIADLRAALEKKPDDPNLLNALGYTLLEYQGPLDEARTYLEKAIRLKPDDPAVLDSYGWLQYRLGHYSQALEYLQRAYAANPDPEIAYHLGEVYWALGQRDKARKVWRKALAEAGDDPRVARFRKRVADRLVP is encoded by the coding sequence GTGATCATACGCCTCGTTTCCCTTTTCATTGCCGTTCTCGTGTTTTCCGGCTGTCAGGCGCTCAAACGCGAAACCTCGCCGCCAGCCTTTGCCGAGCCGATTCTGGAGATCAAGCACGTCGATAAGGCTTCCGCCATCAAGAGCGACATTCTCTACGCTCTGTTGGCGGCGGAACTGGCGGGCCGGCGGGGCGATTATCCGCTGGCCCTGAAGCTTTACCTGCAGGTGCTGGACAAAGTTCCCGATCCCCGGGTCGCCGAACGCGCCGCCCGCATCGCCCTGTATCTGAAGCAATACGACAAGGCGGCCGAGGCGGTCAGGCGCTGGCTGCAGCAGGCGCCCGATTCCCCGGACGCCCACGAGCTGGCGTTGATACTGGCGCTGCGTCAGGGAGAGGCCGACGCGGCCGCCGCCCATTTCATCCGCCTCCTGACCCTGACCCCGCCGTCCCGGCGCACCGAGGTGCTGATGGAAATCCTCCGTTATATGGACCGCAGCGTGGACAAGAAGGTGGCGGCGGCGGTGATGGCGCAGGTGAGCCGGCATTTCGCCGACGCTCCGGAAGTGCTGTACGCCCACGCGATGCTGGCGCTGCGCCAGGGGGACGTCCGCAAGGCCCTGGCGCAGGTGAGCCGGGCGGTGAAACTGCAACCGGAGTCGACCCGCCTGCGGTTGTTGCAAAGCCATCTCCTGACCCAGCTCGGGGAATCCGACAAGGCCCGGCGGATATTGCGCGACCTGGTGCGCGAGCATCCCGACGATCTGCAATTGCGTCTGCTTTACGCCCAATTGCTGCTGAAACTCAAGGATTTCGAGGCGGCCGAGGCGGAACTGAAACGGATCCTCAAGCGCGATCCGGACCATCCGGACGCCCTCTACGCCTACGCCCTGGTAAATCTGCAGCAGGGCAGGGACAAGGTCGCGGAGACAACACTGCGGCGCCTGCTCAAGCAGCCCAAGTGGCGCGTCGAAGCCTATTCCTATCTGGGGCGGATCGCGTTGCGTCACCACCGCTATCAGGAAGCGCTGGCCTGGTTCGACAAGGTCAAGGACGATAAGCTCGGCTTCGATGCCCGCGTCAACGCCGTGATGGCCCTGGCCAAGCTGAAGCGGATCGACGAGGCGCTGCGGCGCATCGAAACCCTGTACGACCGCTATCCCAAATTCCGCCTGCAGCTGCATCTGCTCAAAGCGGAGATCCTGACCCAGGCCCGGCGGCTGCAGGCCGCCTTCGATGCCCTCACCCAGGCCCTGGCGGATTTCCCCGCCCACCCCGACCTGCTCTATGCTCGCGCCCTGGTGGCCGAACAGATGGGCAAACCCCACCAGGCCATCGCCGACCTGCGGGCGGCGCTGGAGAAGAAGCCCGATGATCCCAATCTGCTCAATGCCCTGGGCTACACTCTGCTGGAATATCAGGGGCCGCTTGACGAGGCCAGAACCTATCTGGAGAAGGCCATCCGCCTCAAACCCGACGATCCCGCCGTCCTCGACAGCTACGGCTGGCTGCAGTACAGGCTCGGCCATTATTCCCAGGCGCTGGAATACCTGCAGCGCGCCTATGCCGCCAATCCGGATCCGGAGATCGCCTACCACTTAGGCGAGGTCTACTGGGCCCTGGGGCAACGCGACAAAGCCCGGAAGGTATGGCGCAAGGCGCTTGCCGAAGCGGGCGACGATCCGCGGGTGGCCAGATTCCGCAAACGGGTGGCGGACCGCCTGGTACCGTGA